CGTCCGCGGCCTCGCCTCCCCTGGACTCCTGCTCTGTTTGCCACTCGCGCTCGCCCTGCCTGCGGTGTCGGGGCTGGTCAGCCCCTACTCACTGAGACAAATCGGCGCACTCACCGCGTTGAGTGCGCTCCTCACGCTCTGTGCGGTCGCGCTCGCACCCGCTATCGGCATGCGGTTTCCTCGGTTCAGCGCGATAACGACCCGCCGCAGCCGCGACATCGTTCCCCCGAGCCTGTCGGCTGTGGCGCTCTACTCGCTGTCTACGGCCGGTCTCGGCGCGGTGGCCGCGGCGTCGCTACTCGTTCCCGCGACGGCGCGAATGCTCGCCAGAGTCGTCTTCTCGCTCATCCCCGGGGCGATTCTCTCCATCCTGGCGAACCAGGGACTTTCCGTGCTCTCTGGTCCGGCATATTGGTTCGCGGGCGTTGGCCCCCACATCACCGACCTCTCGCTCTCCGCGGTTCGGTGGGGCGGGTACGCCGTCCCAATGGCGCTCGCCTGCTTGCTCGCACTCGTCGGGTACCGCAACGCGGTTACCCGTTTCAACCGATACACCATCGCGTAGCCACTGTGGCGGCCTACATGACGTACAACTTATCAAAACCCAGTAACACATTTTATTGCTCGGTCGGTCGAACTAGCAGGGGCAATGACCGCTGTAAAAATCATCAAAGTGCTCGGCACGTCGTCTGAATCCTGGGAAGCCGCCGCGAAGGAGGCCGTCAAAGTAGCCGCCAAGTCGGTCGAAGACATCCACGGCGTCGAAGTCGAAGATTGGACGGCAGACGTAGAAAACGGGGAAATCGTGATGTACAAGGCGACGGTGGAAATCGCCTTCCCAGTCCACGAGGAAATGTAACCGCGAAAAAATACGTCCGAAGGGGAGTTGGCAATGGGGGTACGGGCTCCAGTTTTTACATCCCGTAGTCGGGATTCGACTCGACGAGGAACAGGGTGTTCCCCTCCACGTCTCTTGCGATGGCCTCGGTGCCGTAGTCTTGCGTTTTTGGCTCGCTAACGAACTCGACGCCCCGAGCGCGCAGGTCCTCGTAGGCGGCTTGACAGTCCTCCACCGCGTAGACGAGCATCGGGTTGTTTCCCACGAGGGGACGCAGTTGTTCCTCGTCTCGTCCGCCGTACCACGAGATGTCGTGTAGTGCGATTTCAACGCCCTCCTGTCCCGGTACGGCGATGGTCACCCACCGGTCGCCCTCCTCCTCCATTGGGATGTCAGCCTTCAGTTCGAAGCCGAGTTTCTCCGTGTAGAACGCGAGAACGGCATCCTGGTCTTCGACGATTAACGACGCGTGGGTCAGGCCCGAAATCGGGCTCATCTGGGTC
This sequence is a window from Haladaptatus sp. QDMS2. Protein-coding genes within it:
- a CDS encoding dodecin family protein, which translates into the protein MTAVKIIKVLGTSSESWEAAAKEAVKVAAKSVEDIHGVEVEDWTADVENGEIVMYKATVEIAFPVHEEM
- a CDS encoding VOC family protein, with amino-acid sequence MSKTQMSPISGLTHASLIVEDQDAVLAFYTEKLGFELKADIPMEEEGDRWVTIAVPGQEGVEIALHDISWYGGRDEEQLRPLVGNNPMLVYAVEDCQAAYEDLRARGVEFVSEPKTQDYGTEAIARDVEGNTLFLVESNPDYGM